From the genome of Acidobacteriota bacterium, one region includes:
- a CDS encoding C4-dicarboxylate ABC transporter, whose amino-acid sequence MELQIVLILAVMAAAYAVAHFRKLSVELSMLAAAVAGGLAGAFIKTPPLGELARHLVEGSFTYLDVILVFVTATLFMAVISESGGVIYAVRGTVRAFVNMRVIALLVLMIIILIPGALTGAGSVSLLVVGAPVAMALSALGVSGKRTAAILFITAGLSAAAPPVNIWAMILSAGTAIPYVGFELPLGIPVLLLGTFTVLTLGLRKENPVSRETALAAIPEVPAGMTWWRVILPFLIFFGLVIAARMWPFALPIMGLPLQFTIAGLVAWLVSPKRPHLIRLARTTVKRLLPLLTTMVVVGMLQQIMTTTGVRGLLSFLVISTPFVLLIMLLAVVIPVSEGVLTYGGAAVLGIPLVWFFDSIGLHATMVIAGLSLLWPLGDGLPPTALIGRLSIMVSDYKGTYGSFLRSTWLPWLVITATGLLMIVYSAKLSFLVRWSM is encoded by the coding sequence ATGGAGTTGCAAATCGTCCTCATCCTGGCCGTCATGGCCGCGGCCTACGCCGTGGCGCATTTCCGGAAGCTGTCGGTCGAACTCAGCATGCTGGCGGCGGCCGTCGCCGGAGGCCTGGCCGGCGCCTTCATCAAGACGCCCCCGCTCGGCGAGCTGGCCCGCCACCTCGTTGAGGGGTCCTTCACCTACCTGGACGTCATCCTGGTTTTCGTGACGGCCACGCTTTTCATGGCCGTCATTTCGGAATCCGGAGGCGTGATCTACGCCGTCCGGGGCACGGTCCGCGCCTTTGTCAATATGCGGGTGATCGCACTTCTCGTGCTTATGATCATCATTCTCATTCCCGGCGCCCTGACGGGAGCCGGGAGCGTCTCGCTCCTTGTCGTCGGTGCTCCCGTGGCCATGGCCCTCTCCGCGCTCGGCGTTTCCGGAAAACGGACGGCGGCCATCCTCTTCATCACGGCCGGATTGAGCGCGGCCGCTCCCCCGGTCAACATCTGGGCCATGATCCTTTCCGCCGGAACGGCCATTCCCTATGTGGGGTTCGAACTGCCGCTCGGCATCCCGGTGCTGCTTCTCGGGACGTTCACGGTCCTGACCCTGGGCCTCAGAAAAGAAAATCCCGTCAGCCGGGAAACGGCCCTCGCCGCCATCCCCGAGGTGCCGGCGGGCATGACCTGGTGGCGCGTCATTCTGCCGTTTCTGATCTTTTTCGGCCTGGTGATCGCCGCACGCATGTGGCCTTTCGCGCTGCCCATCATGGGCCTCCCTCTTCAGTTCACGATCGCCGGCCTCGTCGCCTGGCTGGTCAGCCCGAAACGCCCTCATCTGATCCGTCTGGCCCGGACAACCGTCAAAAGACTCCTCCCTCTTCTCACGACCATGGTCGTCGTCGGCATGCTCCAGCAGATCATGACCACGACCGGGGTCCGCGGCCTACTGTCCTTTCTCGTCATCAGCACACCGTTCGTCCTTTTGATCATGCTGCTGGCCGTTGTCATCCCTGTTTCGGAGGGTGTTCTGACTTACGGAGGAGCCGCCGTCCTCGGCATCCCTCTCGTCTGGTTTTTCGACTCGATCGGCTTGCACGCCACCATGGTCATCGCCGGACTCAGCCTGCTCTGGCCGCTCGGCGACGGACTGCCGCCGACGGCTCTCATCGGCCGGCTGAGCATCATGGTCTCGGACTATAAGGGCACCTACGGAAGTTTCCTGCGAAGCACCTGGCTGCCCTGGCTGGTCATTACGGCCACAGGCCTTCTCATGATCGTCTACAGCGCCAAGCTGAGCTTTCTTGTGCGTTGGAGCATGTGA
- a CDS encoding succinylglutamate desuccinylase, producing MKHPWKIKSAGLAATAAVLILGGFQLYSHRHHRLPIVAGPGVTRIAYLSDYGPGLKGTMADTPVFFLESGHPGGKALIMGNTHANEPDGILSVLILLENAVVESGTLIVIPQFNHSASRTTRPGDGYPLFFEIETPWGEKRFRMGNRDASPLDQWPDPDVTIHYPSRQLLSFLDIRNTNRTWPGRPDGALMERVTFAAMELMRREAVDLAVDIHGAETMFPVTNCIVAPEKSMRLATMTALNVKAREGFDSHVEPSPSGFRGLSHREIGDYSDTLPFLLEAPMPFLDQPTGPKTVELLLDGKDPFLLRLSEKGKLFVPYDADGWPIDKRVGQHTSTVLELLNQFSRRTPERAVVLSGVPRYADIVENGIGFYFRDPATVPSDRIHLY from the coding sequence ATGAAACATCCCTGGAAAATCAAAAGTGCGGGGCTCGCGGCGACGGCCGCGGTCCTCATCCTCGGCGGTTTTCAGCTCTACAGCCACCGCCATCACCGGCTGCCCATCGTGGCCGGCCCCGGCGTGACCCGCATCGCCTATCTGAGCGACTACGGCCCCGGGCTCAAAGGGACCATGGCCGACACGCCGGTCTTTTTCCTGGAGAGCGGGCATCCCGGCGGCAAGGCCCTCATCATGGGCAACACCCACGCCAACGAGCCCGACGGGATCCTCTCGGTGCTCATTCTGCTCGAAAACGCCGTCGTCGAAAGCGGCACGCTCATCGTCATTCCCCAATTCAACCACAGCGCCAGCCGGACGACACGGCCCGGCGACGGATATCCCCTGTTTTTCGAAATCGAAACGCCCTGGGGAGAAAAACGATTTCGCATGGGCAACCGGGACGCCTCCCCTCTCGATCAATGGCCCGATCCCGACGTCACCATCCACTATCCGAGCCGCCAGCTCCTCTCCTTCCTCGATATCCGCAACACCAACCGGACCTGGCCCGGACGCCCTGACGGCGCCCTGATGGAGCGGGTGACGTTTGCGGCCATGGAACTCATGCGCCGCGAAGCGGTCGACCTGGCCGTCGACATCCACGGCGCCGAGACCATGTTTCCGGTCACGAACTGCATTGTCGCTCCGGAAAAATCCATGCGGCTGGCCACCATGACCGCCCTGAACGTCAAAGCCCGGGAGGGATTCGATTCCCACGTCGAGCCCTCACCCTCAGGATTCCGCGGCCTGTCCCACAGGGAAATCGGAGACTATTCGGACACCCTGCCGTTTCTTCTTGAAGCCCCGATGCCTTTTCTCGACCAGCCGACCGGCCCCAAAACCGTTGAGCTCCTTCTCGACGGAAAGGATCCGTTCCTTCTTCGCCTCTCGGAAAAAGGCAAGCTTTTCGTCCCTTATGACGCCGACGGCTGGCCCATCGATAAGCGGGTGGGCCAGCACACCTCGACCGTCCTGGAGCTTCTCAACCAGTTTTCCCGGAGAACACCGGAACGGGCCGTCGTTTTGAGCGGAGTCCCCCGCTATGCGGACATCGTCGAGAACGGCATCGGATTCTATTTCCGGGATCCGGCAACGGTTCCTTCGGACCGCATCCACCTCTATTGA
- a CDS encoding C69 family dipeptidase, which translates to MTKRTLWRNSVLVLALIFAAGSFSAAVDDARPERQWGPEGCTVILVGKDASTDGSVISTHTADCGVCDWTFRWVPGAEHAEGATRKIYRISQYHTWPPSQGLKWERYRDDFSGLEIPQPSRTYGYYHGMFGYMNENQVAISESTTGTHRQLINSTPSAQIDLTMLTLLAMERSKTARDAIRIMGELAETYGYGFHDDGEMLAVSDPDEIWIFEIMPVGPLWSPDSGTPGAVWCAQRVPDDHVSVCPNESRIGEIDLTKPDYFMASKHVVSFAVEKKLYNPDSGKPFSWKHAYSPADTSATASGGSRARMWRFFDLAAPSKKFSPDTPNMDFPFSVKPDKKLSLQDVMNMTRDKYQGTPFDTGAGLRGGPFSNPNYHPRPVRVGDQTYPTPRPIGVNRAEYTTITQVRRGLPNEIGGILWIAFGAQDTACYMPFYLGAAEIPHSFEIGDHWEFDRGSARWAFDYVDTLAQVAYSHAIKDVQAAIEVWEGGAIERTRMIDDLALRLHKEDPAKAADFLNMYSIRNAESAVNAWWKLGDDLIVKYRGLSIYDPVKRTRIDLPYPEEWLKEVIRYHGIEPTKKK; encoded by the coding sequence ATGACAAAAAGGACATTATGGCGGAATTCCGTCCTCGTCCTGGCCCTGATCTTCGCGGCCGGATCGTTTTCCGCGGCCGTCGACGACGCCCGGCCCGAAAGACAGTGGGGTCCCGAGGGCTGCACCGTCATCCTGGTCGGCAAGGACGCATCCACGGACGGCTCGGTCATCAGCACCCATACCGCCGACTGCGGCGTCTGCGACTGGACGTTCCGCTGGGTTCCGGGCGCCGAACACGCGGAGGGCGCAACCCGAAAAATCTACCGCATTTCCCAGTACCACACCTGGCCGCCCTCCCAGGGCCTGAAATGGGAGCGATATCGGGATGATTTCAGCGGCCTCGAAATCCCCCAGCCTTCCCGCACCTATGGGTACTACCACGGCATGTTCGGCTACATGAACGAAAACCAGGTGGCCATCTCCGAATCCACCACGGGAACCCATCGCCAACTCATCAATTCCACGCCGTCCGCCCAGATCGACCTGACCATGCTGACGCTCCTGGCCATGGAGCGGTCCAAGACCGCCCGCGACGCCATCCGCATCATGGGCGAGCTGGCCGAAACTTACGGCTACGGATTCCATGACGACGGCGAGATGCTGGCCGTCTCCGACCCCGACGAAATCTGGATCTTCGAAATCATGCCGGTCGGTCCGCTGTGGTCGCCCGATTCCGGAACACCGGGAGCCGTCTGGTGCGCCCAGCGTGTGCCGGACGATCACGTCAGCGTCTGCCCCAACGAGTCCCGGATCGGGGAAATCGACCTCACCAAGCCCGATTATTTCATGGCCTCGAAGCACGTCGTTTCTTTCGCCGTCGAGAAAAAGCTGTACAACCCCGACAGCGGAAAACCCTTCAGCTGGAAGCACGCCTATTCTCCGGCGGACACCAGCGCCACGGCCAGCGGCGGATCCCGAGCCCGGATGTGGCGGTTTTTCGATCTGGCCGCCCCTTCGAAGAAATTCAGTCCCGACACCCCGAATATGGATTTCCCGTTCTCGGTGAAACCCGACAAAAAGCTCTCGCTCCAGGACGTCATGAACATGACCCGGGACAAATACCAGGGAACGCCCTTCGACACCGGAGCCGGTCTCCGCGGCGGGCCGTTCAGCAATCCGAACTACCACCCACGCCCCGTTCGCGTCGGCGATCAGACCTATCCCACGCCCCGTCCCATCGGCGTCAACCGGGCCGAATACACGACCATCACCCAGGTCCGGAGAGGCCTGCCGAATGAGATCGGCGGCATCCTCTGGATCGCTTTCGGCGCGCAGGATACGGCCTGCTACATGCCGTTCTATCTCGGGGCGGCCGAAATCCCGCATTCCTTCGAGATCGGCGATCACTGGGAATTCGACCGCGGCTCGGCCCGCTGGGCCTTCGATTACGTCGACACCCTGGCCCAGGTGGCCTATTCGCACGCCATCAAGGATGTTCAGGCGGCCATCGAAGTCTGGGAGGGCGGCGCCATCGAGCGGACCCGCATGATCGACGACCTGGCCCTGCGCCTGCACAAGGAAGACCCGGCCAAGGCGGCCGACTTCCTCAACATGTACAGCATCCGGAATGCCGAAAGCGCGGTCAACGCCTGGTGGAAACTCGGCGACGACCTCATCGTCAAATACCGGGGCCTCAGCATCTACGACCCGGTGAAGCGCACACGGATCGACCTCCCCTATCCGGAAGAATGGCTGAAAGAGGTCATCCGTTACCACGGCATCGAGCCGACCAAGAAAAAATAA
- a CDS encoding DUF6305 family protein — translation MKTYRLPVFLAIAAGILLTAPSGWTSGGDVPKAELPVLTTSAGQSPDITTLNIICEEAGIPYDYCDVPTVEIIAAGVGLGGQTTQEGGGFYAEVHSDLDKHPEGTPYKTVIFAIGASLKGMGASGLTVDDEVNRLKKIVDHCKSQKIFMIAVHVGGTSKRGAPGSDNERMIDAVAPFADYLVVTKDANKDGRFTKISQDNGIPLTEIDFALGLVGVLQQAFGMSTKT, via the coding sequence ATGAAAACATATCGCTTGCCCGTTTTTCTGGCGATTGCAGCCGGGATTCTTCTCACAGCCCCGTCGGGATGGACGTCCGGCGGCGACGTGCCCAAGGCCGAACTTCCGGTTCTGACGACATCGGCGGGCCAGAGCCCCGATATCACCACGCTGAACATCATCTGCGAGGAAGCCGGAATTCCCTATGATTATTGCGACGTCCCCACAGTCGAGATCATCGCGGCCGGTGTCGGGTTGGGCGGACAGACAACCCAGGAGGGCGGCGGGTTTTACGCCGAGGTCCACTCCGACCTCGACAAGCACCCCGAGGGCACGCCCTACAAGACCGTGATCTTCGCGATCGGCGCCAGCCTCAAGGGAATGGGCGCCTCCGGCCTGACCGTGGACGACGAAGTCAACCGCCTGAAAAAGATCGTCGACCATTGCAAGAGCCAAAAGATTTTCATGATCGCCGTCCACGTCGGGGGAACCTCCAAGCGGGGCGCTCCGGGCAGCGACAACGAGCGCATGATCGACGCCGTCGCCCCCTTTGCGGATTATCTCGTCGTCACCAAGGACGCCAACAAGGACGGCCGGTTCACGAAGATTTCCCAGGACAACGGCATTCCGCTCACGGAGATCGATTTCGCGCTCGGCCTGGTCGGCGTTCTCCAGCAGGCCTTCGGCATGTCAACAAAAACCTGA
- a CDS encoding PfkB family carbohydrate kinase, with product MKTDTVRLLEIAGRLAGHRIAVWGDFILDEYIYGTTRRISREAPVLILSYSDREFTLGGAGNALQNLKALGAQPVPVGAVGLDDAGRKILAMLKKMGIASDHMLQVPGYATPLKTRVLAGEHNTRKQQILRIDRESRIPAAADIKKSFSSALRDLVRNCAGLLVSDYNYGAVDPEIFKSASPVFRGKQRSVTLDSRFRILDFPGGTTATPNETEVRDALQRDIREEDPTLRKAGRDLLRRLRSPALLITRGARGMILFETGRPPYHIPAHGPSDIVDVTGAGDTVISVYTLALAAGASFREAAQLANRAGSVVVMKKGAAVLSGEELRQAILS from the coding sequence ATGAAAACAGACACCGTCCGCCTTCTTGAAATCGCCGGGCGCCTGGCCGGACACCGGATCGCCGTCTGGGGCGACTTCATTCTGGACGAATACATTTATGGAACCACGCGCCGGATCTCCCGCGAAGCCCCGGTTCTGATCCTGTCTTACAGTGACCGGGAATTCACCCTGGGCGGGGCCGGGAACGCCCTCCAGAACCTCAAAGCCCTGGGGGCTCAGCCCGTCCCCGTCGGCGCCGTCGGCCTGGATGACGCCGGCCGCAAAATCCTGGCCATGCTGAAAAAAATGGGCATTGCCTCGGATCACATGCTTCAGGTTCCGGGCTATGCCACACCTCTCAAAACCCGCGTTCTGGCCGGCGAACACAACACCCGCAAGCAGCAGATCCTGCGCATCGACCGGGAAAGCCGGATTCCCGCCGCAGCCGACATAAAAAAGAGCTTCTCCTCGGCGCTCCGCGATCTGGTCCGGAATTGCGCCGGCCTTCTGGTTTCGGACTACAACTACGGAGCGGTCGATCCGGAAATCTTCAAATCCGCCTCTCCCGTCTTCCGCGGGAAACAAAGGTCCGTCACGCTGGATTCCCGTTTCCGCATTCTTGATTTTCCAGGCGGAACCACGGCCACACCGAACGAAACCGAAGTCCGGGATGCGTTGCAGCGGGATATCCGGGAAGAAGACCCGACGCTGCGGAAGGCCGGACGCGATCTTCTCCGCCGTCTCCGGTCGCCGGCCCTTCTGATTACGCGGGGGGCCCGCGGCATGATTCTCTTCGAAACCGGCCGCCCTCCCTATCACATTCCCGCCCACGGCCCTTCCGACATCGTGGACGTCACGGGGGCGGGCGATACGGTCATCAGTGTTTACACTCTCGCCCTGGCCGCCGGCGCATCCTTCCGCGAAGCCGCCCAACTGGCCAATCGGGCCGGAAGCGTCGTGGTCATGAAAAAAGGCGCAGCCGTCCTTTCGGGCGAAGAACTCCGGCAGGCGATTCTCTCGTGA
- a CDS encoding adenylyltransferase/cytidyltransferase family protein, whose translation MKPDKLKSLSRLSRIVREEKRKGRKVVLANGCFDLIHAGHVRYLRHCQSAGDILIVALNSDASTRRLKGPGRPLLPQDERAEILCAFEFVDYVTIFAEDNVENILRTLKPDVHAKGSDYSVDTVPERAVVRAYGGEIFIAGGPKIRSTSEVIRNLTAARRQGGGRGDR comes from the coding sequence GTGAAGCCGGACAAACTCAAATCCCTCTCCCGCCTATCCCGCATTGTCAGAGAAGAAAAGAGAAAGGGCCGAAAGGTTGTTTTGGCCAACGGCTGCTTCGATCTCATCCACGCCGGACACGTCCGTTATCTCCGCCACTGTCAATCGGCCGGCGATATTCTTATCGTCGCCCTCAACAGCGATGCTTCGACCCGGCGGCTCAAGGGACCCGGCCGCCCTCTTCTTCCCCAGGACGAGCGGGCCGAGATCCTCTGCGCCTTCGAATTCGTGGATTACGTCACGATCTTTGCCGAAGACAACGTCGAAAACATCCTCCGAACCCTCAAACCCGACGTCCACGCCAAAGGTTCGGATTATTCCGTCGACACCGTTCCGGAACGGGCGGTCGTCAGGGCCTACGGCGGAGAGATCTTCATCGCCGGAGGCCCGAAGATCCGCTCCACATCCGAAGTCATCCGGAATCTGACGGCGGCCCGGCGACAGGGGGGCGGACGTGGCGACCGCTGA
- a CDS encoding glycosyltransferase family 9 protein has translation MATADSRSSGRPDESFLVIRLSSLGDIIHTLPAFAALRKAFPGARISWLVEKAGKDILDLVPGIDEIIVARSKGWLRRLRDRNRTALDFQGLLKSAAAARLSGARRRIGFAKANLREPAAGVFYTERAREADENRHVIARNLGLLENLGIIDGGWNFPIEIPPNLRAGVVGKIQELGFSPPSRIVIINVGAAWETKRWTADKWASVLSRLKTPDIFPLILWGTDIERGIARDLAAKTGAVPAPFMSIAEVLALIEQSALLLSGDTFALQAACALGTPVVGIFGPTNPARNGPFGPLDKTLHLPIPCHPCYKRECSRLECLSRLDPDRVAEQAENVLKDNDGSSNR, from the coding sequence GTGGCGACCGCTGATTCCCGGTCTTCCGGCCGTCCGGATGAGTCCTTTCTTGTCATCCGTCTCAGTTCCCTGGGAGATATCATTCACACGTTGCCGGCCTTTGCGGCCCTGCGAAAGGCCTTTCCCGGCGCACGCATCTCCTGGCTGGTCGAGAAGGCGGGAAAAGACATTCTCGATCTCGTCCCGGGAATCGACGAGATCATTGTCGCCCGCTCGAAAGGCTGGTTGCGGCGGCTACGCGACCGGAACCGGACGGCGCTCGATTTTCAGGGATTGTTGAAGTCGGCCGCGGCGGCCCGCCTTTCCGGCGCCAGGCGAAGGATCGGCTTCGCCAAGGCCAACCTGCGGGAACCGGCGGCCGGAGTCTTCTACACCGAACGGGCCCGCGAAGCCGACGAGAATCGGCACGTCATCGCCAGGAATCTCGGGCTTCTTGAAAACCTCGGCATCATCGACGGCGGCTGGAACTTTCCCATCGAGATTCCCCCGAATCTTCGGGCCGGCGTCGTCGGCAAAATCCAGGAACTCGGGTTTTCCCCTCCGTCGCGCATCGTGATCATCAACGTCGGCGCCGCCTGGGAGACCAAGAGGTGGACGGCCGACAAGTGGGCTTCCGTTCTCAGCCGGCTGAAAACGCCGGACATCTTTCCCCTTATCCTCTGGGGAACGGATATCGAACGCGGCATCGCCCGGGACCTGGCGGCCAAAACCGGAGCCGTCCCGGCGCCTTTCATGAGCATCGCGGAAGTCCTGGCTCTGATAGAACAATCCGCCCTTCTCCTCAGCGGAGACACCTTCGCCCTCCAGGCCGCCTGCGCTTTGGGAACGCCCGTTGTCGGGATTTTCGGCCCGACCAACCCGGCCCGGAACGGACCCTTCGGACCGCTGGACAAAACCCTTCACTTGCCAATTCCCTGCCATCCCTGTTATAAAAGGGAATGTTCCCGCCTGGAATGCCTGAGCCGTCTCGACCCCGATCGAGTCGCCGAGCAGGCCGAGAACGTGCTGAAAGACAATGACGGATCATCCAATCGTTGA
- a CDS encoding isoprenylcysteine carboxylmethyltransferase family protein, whose product MTDHPIVEALYRWRVRTGTVFILAVGVLARPTILSLAAGGAVALAGLALRAWASGHLNKEKILAVSGPYRHTRNPLYLGNLIIGAGVAVTARSWPVLALLTAYFGVFYPLIIVKERKRMRRLFMEKYDDFAKKVPLFFPGLRRAARNGTRFDRRLYTINREYRAAVATLIVWLVLAAKMILL is encoded by the coding sequence ATGACGGATCATCCAATCGTTGAAGCTCTCTACCGCTGGCGCGTGCGAACGGGAACCGTCTTCATTCTGGCCGTGGGCGTCCTGGCCCGGCCCACCATCTTGTCCCTCGCCGCGGGGGGCGCCGTGGCCCTTGCAGGACTGGCCCTGAGAGCCTGGGCCTCCGGCCACCTGAACAAGGAAAAAATTTTGGCCGTATCCGGTCCCTACCGCCACACCCGGAATCCCCTCTATCTCGGCAATCTGATCATCGGAGCCGGCGTCGCGGTCACGGCCCGCTCCTGGCCCGTTCTGGCACTCCTGACGGCATACTTCGGCGTCTTTTATCCATTGATCATCGTCAAGGAACGGAAACGGATGCGCCGTCTGTTCATGGAAAAATACGATGATTTCGCAAAAAAAGTGCCGCTGTTTTTTCCCGGTCTACGCCGCGCCGCCCGCAACGGGACCCGTTTCGATCGCCGCCTGTACACGATTAACCGGGAATATCGGGCCGCCGTCGCCACCCTGATCGTCTGGCTCGTCCTGGCCGCCAAAATGATTCTATTATAG
- a CDS encoding TrmH family RNA methyltransferase, translating into MPTEKRIARVREVLAKRQPDLRVVLDAVSIAHNASAVARTCDACGVLYLDIIAPQAEALKLNEAITTRADKWLEWRVHRAAVDCLPDLKKAGFRIVAAQIGTRALPYDRIDYTTPTALVFGSEAAGLTPEALSYADETIAIPMVGMVQSLNLSVSVAIVLYEAFRQRQAKGMYDRPRLSPSELERLERQWLLPD; encoded by the coding sequence GTGCCGACGGAAAAACGCATCGCCCGCGTCCGCGAAGTCTTGGCCAAACGCCAGCCCGATCTCCGGGTTGTTCTGGACGCCGTGTCCATCGCCCACAATGCCAGCGCCGTGGCCCGGACCTGTGACGCCTGCGGCGTTTTATACCTCGACATCATCGCCCCTCAGGCCGAAGCCCTCAAGCTCAACGAAGCCATCACGACACGGGCCGACAAATGGCTGGAATGGCGGGTTCACCGGGCCGCCGTCGATTGCCTGCCGGATCTGAAAAAAGCGGGATTCCGAATCGTCGCCGCTCAGATCGGTACCCGAGCGCTGCCCTACGATCGGATCGATTATACGACTCCCACGGCTCTTGTTTTCGGCAGCGAAGCGGCCGGCCTGACCCCGGAAGCCTTGAGCTACGCCGACGAAACCATCGCCATCCCCATGGTCGGAATGGTCCAGAGCCTCAATCTCTCGGTTTCCGTTGCGATCGTCCTCTACGAAGCTTTCCGGCAAAGACAGGCCAAGGGGATGTATGACCGTCCCCGCCTCTCACCCTCCGAACTCGAGCGCCTCGAACGGCAGTGGCTCCTGCCGGACTAA